One Algoriphagus sp. Y33 genomic window, AAACTTTCAATCCATCCCAAGCAGGACGTTATGAATTGACCGTGCTTTCTGTGGAAGGATGTATTTACACTGAGGAATTCAGGGTCTATGATGTTTGCGATGTTGATTACGTATTTCCAAATGCAATGATAGTCGGTGATCAAAACCGGGATTTTAGGGTAACTGTCAGTGAAGGAGTATCCGAGGCCGAACTGTATGTGTTCAACTCAACAGGAGAGTTGATTCATCATGACCTAGAAACTGAAATAGGCTTTCAATCCCCTATACTAATCTGGGATGGAGCAATTAACGGAAAACCTGTTCCGCAAGGAACCTATGCTGTGGTTCTAATTTTGAAAAACCCTGAATATGGTTTGGATGAAAAAGTCACCGGATCCCTTTTGGTTTTGGAATAAACGGGTAATTCCGCAGAACATTTTTTATCAGCGGGAAAGTTGAATGCGATATTTTTCCTATTTTTCCACCTTTGGAATTATTCATTCACAACCCAAAATTCAAAAACCTATCCATATGACTCAAACCATTAACAAAAGTGCGCTCTTCAACGGAAGCTGCTTTGCATTGATTACCACTGGATTATCCTTCTCTATCAGAGCTGGGATTCTTTCGCAACTTGGATCCGAATTCGATTTATCAGGTGAGCAGCTTGGACACATAAATTCTATGTGGTTCTACGGTTTTCCTATTTCAATGATCATTGGGGGATTATTTTACCATTCAATTGGCCCAAAAAACATAATGAAGGTTGCTTTCGTTGCCCATACTCTTGGTGTACTACTAACTATTTTCGCAGGCGGCTATGTGGGACTACTCATTTCCATGTTATGCATAGGTCTGGGGACGGGCTGTACAGAAGCAGCTTGCAACCCAATGATTGCTGATATGTTTTCTGGAGAAAAGATGGATAAAATGCTTAACAGATTCCACATGTGGTTCCCTGGAGGGATTGTGATGGGGGCATTAATTTCAAAGTTAATGACTAATTTGGATTTGGGATGGCAAGCTCAAATGGGCGTAATTATGATTCCAGCCATCACCTATTTTGTTTTATTTCTAGGCAAAAAGTTCCCAGAACCAAGTGCTAAAGAAGCAACGTCTTTGGGTAGCAATCTAAAAGCGATGATGTCACCTCTTTACGTCTTCCTAATTGTTTGCATGGCTCTTACCGCTATTTCAGAGTTTGGTCCAGGGCAGTGGGTTGAAGTTATTCTTGGCAGCAGTGGAGCCGATCCTATGATTATTTTGGCTCTAACAGCTGGTTTGGTAACAGTTTTAAGATTTTTCGCAGGACCAGTCGTCTCTAGGCTTGGTCAAACAGGGGTTCTACTATTCGGAGCTATTTTTGCAGCTTTAGGTATTTATTTATTCAGTGTAGTGACCGGGCCGGTTGCCTACGCAGCAGCCATTATCTATGCTTTGGGATATGCTTATTTCTGGCCAGTCATGGTCGGAGCCGTTGCTCAGCGGGTTCCATTGAGCAGTGCATTAGGGATGTCTGTCATCGGTGCAGTAGGAATGTTCTCATCTGGTTTTTTCCAACCTGTTATTGGAAACTGGATTGATAATTCGACAATTGAAAACACAGCAAAAGGACTTACTGGCGAAGCATTACAACTTGCTACAGGACAGGACACTCTTCAAAAAATGATGCTGTTTCCAATTATTTTAATCGTGCTATTCACGATATTCTACTTTTGGCAGAAAGGTAAAAAACCAGCTGTTGCCGCAGCACATTAATCTAAAAAAAGCAGCCTGCAGGCTGCTTTTTTTTGCATTTAAAACTTCGAAACCAGCAATTCTTCCACGTTAACTATTGGGATAGCAACCAGTCAATTCCAGCAATTTCATAGCTCAGGAAAATTACTTCTGCTCCAACCCTTCAATAGTTCGCAAGGAAACCGGCCATAAACCAACTAAACAACTGAGGGATGAACTCTTGAAGGATCAGGGTAATTGGATTTTTAGAGACGATTTCCCTGTTTCACCCCCAACATCTACACCACTTTCCCAGACTTTTTCTTAATTTGATGGTTAGTTTTTCAAACCCTATTAACCTCTCTTCCTATGTTTAAGAAATTTACGCTTCTCAGTTTGCTGGGATTTTTACTTTTTTCCTGTGAGAAAAAACCTGAACTGCTCACAGATGAAGAATACGCCAAACTCAGTGATGAGCAAAAAAGAGCCCCTGAACATGCCTTGGATGGAATAATCGTAACAGACGATCGACTGGAGCTTACACTTTTTGCCTCCGAACCCATGATGTCAAATCCTACCAATATGGACATAGATGACCGGGGACGTGTATGGATCGTGGAAGCATACAATTACAGAACATCACTTAACCCCCGCAACCCCACTAAAGCGGAAGGAGACAGAATCCTAATCATGGAAGACACCGACGGCGATGGAGTTGCCGATGAATCCAAAGTTTTCTATCAGGGAAATGATATCAATGCGGCATTGGGTATCGCTGTCTTTGGCGATAAAATATATGTATCTGTAAGTCCTTACGTATATGTATTTACCGATAGGGATGGAGATGATATCCCCGAGAAGAAAGAAATTCTATTCGAAGGAGTTGGTGGAGTCCAACATGATCACGGCATGCATGCATTTACTTTTGGCCCGGATGGGAAACTGTATTTTAATTATGGAAATGAAGGAAAAGGCATCCGCCATGCCGACGGATCTCCGATATTGGATCCACTCGGCAGACCTGTAAATAGTGAGACGCAGCCCTATCGTGAAGGGATGGTTTTTCGCATGAATCCGGACGGCTCGGATACAGAAGTCTTGGCTTGGAATTTTAGAAACAACTACGAAGTAGCAACCGATAGCTATGGCAGAATGTGGCAATCTGACAACGATGACGATGGCAATCGAAGTACAAGAATCAACTATGTGATGGATTATGGTAACTATGGCTTCAAAGATGAAATGACAGGAGCCGACTGGAGAGCCAGAAGGATCAACATGGAGGACTCAGTCTATGAGCAACATTGGCACTTGAATGATCCCGGAGTAGTTCCAAACTTACTCCAAACTTACGCAGGATCGCCTACAGGTATTTTAGTATATGAAGGAAAATTACTTCCTGAGGAATATCAGAACCAAGTTATCCATTCGGACGCTGGTCCAAATATCGTGAGAGCTTATCCTACGATTCCTTCTGGGGCAGGATTCAATGCGAAAATCATCAATCTTCTTGATGGAAACCCGCGGGACAATTGGTTTAGACCCTCCGATGTTACAGTTGCTCCTGATGGCTCTTTATTTATTTCCGACTGGTATGATCCGGGAGTTGGTGGCCATGCGATGGGGGATCTGGACAAGGGAAGAGTTTATCGACTTGCACCAAAAGGGGTTGATTACAACCCAAGCAAGCCCGATTATTCCAGTATTTCTTCTTTGATCAATTTACTTCAAAACCCAAATCGTGCCACACATTTCAAGGCATTTATGGCATTGGTAAATAAAGGCAACGAAGCAAAAGATGCACTGGAACAACTCTACACTGAAGGAGACAGCCGCATGAGAGCTAGGGCATTCTGGGTACTGACAAAACTGCCCAATGGCAATGAATACATCAAAACCGCAGCCTCTGATACCGATGAAAATATCCGGGTGGCTGCTATACGTGCTTACAGAAACAATAAGATGAGTGATGTCTCTTCCTTGCTGGAAATGGCAGGTGACGAATCGGCTCAAGTTCGCAGAGAAGTAGCTTTGGCTATGAGGTATAAAGTTACCCCTGAAGTATGGCTGAAACTTGCAGCCGGATACGAAAGTGGAGACCGCTGGTACTTGGAAGCTTTGGGAATTGCAGCAGAAGGCTTCTGGGACGAGTATTTGCCAAAATACCTAGAAACCCAAGGACAAAACTGGATCAGCTCGCAAGAAGCCAAAGACATCGTATGGAGATCCCGTGCATCAAATACAGCTGAATTGCTTGGCAAAATCATCCTTACTCAACCGGGAAGGAACAATCAGGCTTACTACAGAGCTTTGGACTTCCAATCTCCTGCTTCAAAGAATGAAACCTTAAAATCGCTACTGGCAAATGCTCCCGAAGAAGATCAGCTAATCATATTGAGACAGATCAACTTTGATCCTGAGAATCCGGATCAGCAAATACTTTCGCTGGCAAGGCAAACTGCAGGAAGTATTGCTGATGATAGGGATTTCATGGATATCGTAAGCAAATACGGTTTGGTAGACCAAAAAGACAGAATTCAAAAGCTTGTTTACCAATCGGAAGACAATCAGTATTCCCAGATGGCCGCAAACATCTATGCTTCCCTATACGGGATGACTGACATAGAGAAATCTTTTGGGAATCCTGATCAGGAAAAATCAATTCTGGCTATCAGGAAATTTGGAACCATTGACAATGAAACCATGGCAAAATCGCTGTCAGGGATCTATCTGGACGAATCCAAATCTCTGGAAGTAAGAACTGCCGCCATGGAAGCTGCTAAGGGTTACAATTCTGAGCCCTACCTATGGGAACTCACAAAAGCAGATAAAATCCCCGCAGACATGCTACCCATTGCCCAAAAAATTCTTCTTTCTTCTTGGAATGGAAACATCCGGGCCGAGGCAAACGAGAAATTTGGCAATGCTACGCAAGACTCAACCGTTGATTTGCCTAAGCTTCTCAATCTGCAGGGAGATGTGGAGAAAGGGCTTATCCTTGCGAATAGCTACTGTCTCGCCTGTCACAAGATAGGAGACAAAGGCATTGATTTTGGACCCGGACTAACTGAAATCGGTGATAAACTTTCCAAAGAAGGACTCTTCAATGCTATCATCAACCCATCGGAAGGCATGGGCTTTGGCTACGAAACTCAGCTTGTAAAAATGAAAGACGGTACTGAATTCACCTGTATCGTAAACTCCAAGACAGAGAATGATCTCGTAGTGAAGTTAGTAGGCACTGCCGAGCAAAAGATCTACAAATTGGTGGATGTAGAAAGCGTAACCCAGCTAGATGAATCCCTGATGCCAAAATTCCCGCTATCGGAAACTGAATTGGTAGATCTGGTTAGCTATCTGGAGACGTTGAGAAAATAATTATTTGTGATTATCCGCAATGATTCCAGTAGCCATATTTCCCTTGCTTTATTGGCTGGAAGACCAATGACGGATAACCGAAGTAGCCTTCATCACTAAAGTTTACCAAAGCTTATGTCGCTTTTGCTTCCTTACTTGTAGAAAAGCGGATAATCATATAATTTTTTTCAATAAAAGACAACTAGAAATCCCGGTTTATGAAAATAGGCCGGGATTTTGTTTTGAAGGAAAGACCATTAATATCTCTTCTTTCCAACATCACATTCCATGAAACCCTTTGCATTTATCACCTTACTTTTTTTCACTATCCAACACCACTCAGCCTTAAGCCAAGAAATTGAATTGGTGTACAATTCCGAAACTTTACAGATCGAGCAAATCAGTCCAAATACCTTCGTCCATATCAGCTACCTGAATACAGATGATTTTGGAAAAGTGAGTTGCAATGGCATGATAGTTATCAATGATGGAGAAGCATTGGTTTTTGACACTCCGGCAAATGAGGAGGCTAGTGCGGAACTGCTGGATTGGCTTGAGAACGATCAACAAACAAGCGTAAAAGGAGTGGTGGCTACACACTTCCACTGGGACTGTCTAGGCGGGCTGAATGAATTTCATGCTAAGGGAATACCTTCCTACGCCTCCTACAAGACGATTAAATTGGCAAAAACCGCAGGGTACCCCACTCCTGAAAATGGCTTCAAAAAGAAAATGAAGCTGCAGGCCGGAACTACTACGGTGATCAACAAATTTTTAGGGGAAGGGCATACCAAGGATAATTTCGTGGCATATGTTTCTTCAGACCATGTGTTGTTCGGCGGATGTATGATCAAGGAACTTGGCGCTGGCAATGGCTACCTTGGAGATGCCAATGTCGCTGCTTGGTCGAGTACCGTCAGAAAAGTAAAAACAACATTTCCTGAAACAGCCATAGTCATACCAGGTCATGGGAAAATTGGGGGGATCGAGTTGTTGGACTATACGGAGGAGATGTTTAGGGGGAAAGATTGAAAAGAAGACCTACCAGGTTTTTGTCTTTATCTAACTGACTAACTTTTCCAAAGTTTCGAACTTTAGAAAAGTTAGTCAAGGAAATCTTAAAAATGAACCATGCCCATCCGAGACTGGGGCATGATTCTGGATTGATATTGTATATGAATATCATCAATTTTTACTTGGAATTATTTAGATGCCAATCTGGAAAGTATCAGGAATAGCTATTTTGCTTGAAGTTGCTATAGGCAAATTCATAGAGATTTTAAACTTTTCCGAAATGGAAACACCTAAAAACCGTGGTTAAGTAAAAAGTACCTGAGTAGTTACAAATCCTCTATATTGAATTCTTCTAACTCTAATTCACCTCCATCAACGCCTCCTAATCCTTTGGCTTTGTTAAACCCAACTAACGCACCATTGCTTTTCACTCTGATTAGCTTCATAAATAATGTCATATTCTTAGCGTCAGGTATAACAAATGAGTTATCAGTACTCCATTTAATTTGAATATCCATTCCTGCATCGATGCCAGCTATATCTTCGCCAAAAAGTTCAATATTCTCCGTATTGGCTTTTAATACAAGCTCTCCGCTTTTAGACTGTGATTGGTAAACTATAGCAGTCCCAGCTATTTCCACTCCTGAGACTATGTAATATTCTCTCCAATTTAACAATTCAGTAGCTTCATTAATCACTCGCTTAAGCTGAGATAAATTACTCATCCTAACTAATTCAACTCCGCTGGCAATGATAACTATTGCACCTTCCTTATTAAAGGAAAATTTAAACTCCCCTTTTGCTAAATCAGGTAGTTCAGCAGTACCTCCAGCTTGAACACTTACTTCGTTCTCCGACACAAATTGATAAAATCGATCTAATGCTCCATACTCTACTTCAATCTGATTACCAAATTCTGTGTCTTTAACTACGTTCCCAAAAATCCCAACATTTTCTCCAAATGGTTTTTTTGGACCACCTCCAATGTTTTTACCAAATGAGATTATATCCCCAACTTCTACTTTGGTTCCCGGATAGTAAATGGGAAGTTTTTGAAATTTGCGAGAGATAGATTTTACATACTTTTTCGCTAAGTCCATAATTATATTGTTTAAAAGCTTAACTAAATCTGCTCAAAAATTTATTATTAAAGAACCAAAACCTAGATTTCGGTCACTTTCCCCTAGAATTCGGTCACCCAGCGTCTTTCCAACTTTATCTTAACTAAAAGACCTGATAGGTTTTGAAAACCTATCAGGTCCAGTCCCATAAACTAAAATCCAGTTGCCCGTAGAAGTAAACTCATCCAAAATTTTAAACTTTGGATGAGTTAGCAGTAATGAGGAATAGTCATTCCAGTCTTTCATTCCAATCTCCTTTCAGCATCCCCTGCCAATATCATAACCCGAAAAAAAAAACAGTTTTCAGGTCTTTTATTTTAATCCATAGCCATCTATCTTTCATGTGACTCTTAAAACGCTTTAACCTTGATTTCCAATTTTCATCGTGTTCAGCTTGTCCTGACTATCTTGTTCTGGCTTGGGATGAATTCCACGATCTATTCTCAAAAATTAAATTCCAACGGGAAAGAAGTATTTGATACCCTCATCAATAAGGCATGGCAGCTACGATATGTGAACTGGGACAGTGCCAAGGCTCTGGTCAACCGGGCCGAAAACCTTCCCGATTTGACCAACTTACAGCTGGCCATGGTCGCCAATCAGCTTGGTGCACTATATTACATCAAAGGTGACTATGCCGCTTCTCTGAGAAATTACACCCTTGCGATCACCATGCTCAAGTCGGAAAATGACCTCACCCAGAAGGTTTTAGCACTGAACGGCCGTGGTCTGATCTATCTCAGTCAACACAGCTATGGTCAAGCAGTGGAGATTTTCCAAAAATGTATCGAAATCAACAGTCAGCTGGGCGATAGTTTAGCACTGGGAGCCAACTATCTGAACAAGGGAATTTCGCTGTCGGAATCCGGAAGATTCCAAGAAGCATTGGAAAGCCTCAAGCTTGGCATCCATGTAACCGCCTCTTATCCGGAAACACCCACCCGGTTCATGAATCTCAACAGGCAAGGTCAAATCCAGTTTGATCTGGGAAATTTGGAGGAAGCTAAAAAACTATTTCTGCAGGTAATAAGGGAAAATCCGACCCCAAACAATTGGGAAAAGACTTTTTCCAACACAGGTCTGGGTTTAATCGCCCTTGCCGAAACAAGACCACAAGAAGCACTGGATTATGGTCTGAAAGCATATCAATATGCAGAACTTGTCAATGCCTTCTGGGACAAAGAACGGGCCACCTCCCTAGTATCCAGCGCTTACGAAAAACTAGGTATGCATCAGGAGGCACTTGAGTATTCCCGACTCAACAAAAGCTATTCCGATAGCCTCTACAACGAAAACAAAAATGCTGAAATTAGCTACTTACAACTCCAGTTGGCGGAGGCAGACAACGAGTCGCTTGATAAGGAGCGACAATTGAATAAACAAGCTGCTGAGTTTAGTCAAAAGACAGTTTTGGGTCTTGGCATTACCATGGTCATGCTGATCACTTTGCTGCTTTTCCACAGAAAGTGGCTTAAAGAAAAAGTACATCTCAATAAACTCTTGCTTGAAAAGCAACATGAAATTCTTCACCAAAACAACGCCCTTCAATCCCTGAATGAGGAAAAAAACAAACTATTTTCCGTGCTTACCCATGATTTAAGAACCCCCATCAATTCAATCAAACAGATCCTGGAGGTACAAAACGCCAATCTGTTCGACGAAAACGAAAAAAAACACATCAACCAACTCCTACTTAAGCAGGTCATTCAAACAGACCTGATGATGGATGAACTGATTCATTGGTCAATTGCGCAAATGGATGGCATAGTCACCGACCGATTGCCAGTTTCCCTGAAGCATCTGGTTGCGGAATGTATCGCCCAAAACGAACTTTTGACAATTAACAAGGGACTTCAGGTTATATTTTCCCCTGAAAACCCAGCACTCCAAATCCTCGCGGACCGCACCCAAATAAAGATAATTATCCAAAACTGCCTTCAAAACGCAATCAAATTCTCCTATCCGGGCGGAAGGATTTTTTTAGAAATCTCGGGAAAGGAAAGAGCTGTTATTTTGAAAATCAAAGATGAAGGAATAGGCATCTCACCTGATAAAATCCAGAAAATATTGAACCAAAAATCAATTATATCTTCTGAGACTGGAACTATTCAGGAGAAGGGGACCGGTCTGGGAATGCTCTTGGTGAAGCAGTTTTTAGAACTAAATCGAGGAAAACTTAACCTTCAAAGCCCAGCTGAAG contains:
- a CDS encoding sugar MFS transporter, encoding MTQTINKSALFNGSCFALITTGLSFSIRAGILSQLGSEFDLSGEQLGHINSMWFYGFPISMIIGGLFYHSIGPKNIMKVAFVAHTLGVLLTIFAGGYVGLLISMLCIGLGTGCTEAACNPMIADMFSGEKMDKMLNRFHMWFPGGIVMGALISKLMTNLDLGWQAQMGVIMIPAITYFVLFLGKKFPEPSAKEATSLGSNLKAMMSPLYVFLIVCMALTAISEFGPGQWVEVILGSSGADPMIILALTAGLVTVLRFFAGPVVSRLGQTGVLLFGAIFAALGIYLFSVVTGPVAYAAAIIYALGYAYFWPVMVGAVAQRVPLSSALGMSVIGAVGMFSSGFFQPVIGNWIDNSTIENTAKGLTGEALQLATGQDTLQKMMLFPIILIVLFTIFYFWQKGKKPAVAAAH
- a CDS encoding PVC-type heme-binding CxxCH protein, producing the protein MFKKFTLLSLLGFLLFSCEKKPELLTDEEYAKLSDEQKRAPEHALDGIIVTDDRLELTLFASEPMMSNPTNMDIDDRGRVWIVEAYNYRTSLNPRNPTKAEGDRILIMEDTDGDGVADESKVFYQGNDINAALGIAVFGDKIYVSVSPYVYVFTDRDGDDIPEKKEILFEGVGGVQHDHGMHAFTFGPDGKLYFNYGNEGKGIRHADGSPILDPLGRPVNSETQPYREGMVFRMNPDGSDTEVLAWNFRNNYEVATDSYGRMWQSDNDDDGNRSTRINYVMDYGNYGFKDEMTGADWRARRINMEDSVYEQHWHLNDPGVVPNLLQTYAGSPTGILVYEGKLLPEEYQNQVIHSDAGPNIVRAYPTIPSGAGFNAKIINLLDGNPRDNWFRPSDVTVAPDGSLFISDWYDPGVGGHAMGDLDKGRVYRLAPKGVDYNPSKPDYSSISSLINLLQNPNRATHFKAFMALVNKGNEAKDALEQLYTEGDSRMRARAFWVLTKLPNGNEYIKTAASDTDENIRVAAIRAYRNNKMSDVSSLLEMAGDESAQVRREVALAMRYKVTPEVWLKLAAGYESGDRWYLEALGIAAEGFWDEYLPKYLETQGQNWISSQEAKDIVWRSRASNTAELLGKIILTQPGRNNQAYYRALDFQSPASKNETLKSLLANAPEEDQLIILRQINFDPENPDQQILSLARQTAGSIADDRDFMDIVSKYGLVDQKDRIQKLVYQSEDNQYSQMAANIYASLYGMTDIEKSFGNPDQEKSILAIRKFGTIDNETMAKSLSGIYLDESKSLEVRTAAMEAAKGYNSEPYLWELTKADKIPADMLPIAQKILLSSWNGNIRAEANEKFGNATQDSTVDLPKLLNLQGDVEKGLILANSYCLACHKIGDKGIDFGPGLTEIGDKLSKEGLFNAIINPSEGMGFGYETQLVKMKDGTEFTCIVNSKTENDLVVKLVGTAEQKIYKLVDVESVTQLDESLMPKFPLSETELVDLVSYLETLRK
- the bla gene encoding subclass B1 metallo-beta-lactamase; translated protein: MKPFAFITLLFFTIQHHSALSQEIELVYNSETLQIEQISPNTFVHISYLNTDDFGKVSCNGMIVINDGEALVFDTPANEEASAELLDWLENDQQTSVKGVVATHFHWDCLGGLNEFHAKGIPSYASYKTIKLAKTAGYPTPENGFKKKMKLQAGTTTVINKFLGEGHTKDNFVAYVSSDHVLFGGCMIKELGAGNGYLGDANVAAWSSTVRKVKTTFPETAIVIPGHGKIGGIELLDYTEEMFRGKD
- a CDS encoding tetratricopeptide repeat-containing sensor histidine kinase yields the protein MISNFHRVQLVLTILFWLGMNSTIYSQKLNSNGKEVFDTLINKAWQLRYVNWDSAKALVNRAENLPDLTNLQLAMVANQLGALYYIKGDYAASLRNYTLAITMLKSENDLTQKVLALNGRGLIYLSQHSYGQAVEIFQKCIEINSQLGDSLALGANYLNKGISLSESGRFQEALESLKLGIHVTASYPETPTRFMNLNRQGQIQFDLGNLEEAKKLFLQVIRENPTPNNWEKTFSNTGLGLIALAETRPQEALDYGLKAYQYAELVNAFWDKERATSLVSSAYEKLGMHQEALEYSRLNKSYSDSLYNENKNAEISYLQLQLAEADNESLDKERQLNKQAAEFSQKTVLGLGITMVMLITLLLFHRKWLKEKVHLNKLLLEKQHEILHQNNALQSLNEEKNKLFSVLTHDLRTPINSIKQILEVQNANLFDENEKKHINQLLLKQVIQTDLMMDELIHWSIAQMDGIVTDRLPVSLKHLVAECIAQNELLTINKGLQVIFSPENPALQILADRTQIKIIIQNCLQNAIKFSYPGGRIFLEISGKERAVILKIKDEGIGISPDKIQKILNQKSIISSETGTIQEKGTGLGMLLVKQFLELNRGKLNLQSPAEGGTEIILTFEKAL